The following proteins come from a genomic window of Micromonospora echinofusca:
- a CDS encoding class I SAM-dependent methyltransferase has translation MGNPTRWETETGPEHSQWYIDRFRRLAADGADLAGEARLLDAMVAPGSRILDAGCGTGRVGAALAARGHAVVGVDADPALVEAARADHPGPRWLVADLAELDLTAAGEPEPFDAAVLAGNVLAFVAPGTEREVLRRVAAHLRPDGVLAVGFGTDRGYPLTGFDADAVAAGLRLEHRFATWDLRPWRDDADFAVTVLRRPAD, from the coding sequence ATGGGAAACCCGACCCGTTGGGAGACCGAGACCGGTCCGGAGCACTCGCAGTGGTACATCGACCGGTTCCGCCGGCTGGCCGCCGACGGGGCCGACCTGGCCGGCGAGGCCCGGCTGCTGGACGCGATGGTCGCGCCCGGATCCCGGATCCTCGACGCCGGCTGCGGCACCGGCCGGGTGGGCGCGGCGCTGGCCGCCCGGGGGCACGCCGTGGTCGGGGTGGACGCCGACCCGGCCCTGGTCGAGGCCGCCCGCGCCGACCACCCCGGCCCGCGCTGGCTGGTCGCCGACCTGGCCGAACTCGACCTGACGGCGGCCGGCGAGCCGGAGCCGTTCGACGCGGCGGTGCTGGCCGGCAACGTGCTGGCCTTCGTCGCCCCCGGCACCGAGCGGGAGGTGCTGCGCCGCGTCGCCGCCCACCTGCGCCCCGACGGCGTGCTGGCGGTCGGCTTCGGCACCGACCGGGGCTACCCGCTGACCGGCTTCGACGCCGACGCGGTCGCCGCCGGCCTGCGGCTGGAGCACCGCTTCGCCACGTGGGACCTGCGCCCGTGGCGCGACGACGCCGACTTCGCCGTCACGGTGCTGCGCCGCCCCGCCGACTGA
- the eccB gene encoding type VII secretion protein EccB — MPSRQDQLHSYQFTVQRAVAALVMRETDPAQSPFRRLAGAGLASVLVAAIGLGGFALYGLFTGGGSSWRDPGAVIVEKESGARFVYREEKLHPVLNYASALLIIGAERPKTVLVSRRAIDGVPRGLPLGIADAPDSLPAMGRLSTAPWTVCSVAAEADRTVPRSALLIGVPVGEGRELGEDALLLRDPDGGLHLVWHQRRHLVRDPNRVLAALAATRARAVPVAPALLNSLPAGADLAPLTLPDEGERSARVSGARIGDVYLVRNSGGGRQYAVALRDGLAGITELQAGLLLARTGQGEPEPITLGRFAALPKLPDLAPTGPTAPPTAPPRLAAADGAALCARVGDDGGVTGVRLGVRLPDLAAAPRTAPAAGGGVRADHVVVEPGRGAVVEAVAAPGATGGAISVVTDLGRRYVLAGGDVLGALGYRDVRPVRLPAGLVAMVPAGATLDPAAARVVAAPA; from the coding sequence ATGCCGTCGCGGCAGGACCAGCTGCACTCGTACCAGTTCACCGTCCAGCGGGCCGTCGCCGCGCTGGTGATGCGGGAGACCGACCCGGCGCAGTCACCGTTCCGGCGGCTCGCCGGCGCCGGTCTGGCCAGCGTGCTGGTCGCGGCCATCGGTCTGGGCGGGTTCGCCCTCTACGGCCTCTTCACCGGGGGCGGCAGCAGCTGGCGCGACCCGGGCGCGGTGATCGTGGAGAAGGAGTCCGGCGCCCGGTTCGTCTACCGGGAGGAGAAGCTGCACCCGGTGCTCAACTACGCCTCGGCCCTGCTGATCATCGGTGCCGAGCGGCCGAAGACGGTGCTCGTCTCCCGTCGCGCCATCGACGGGGTGCCGCGCGGCCTGCCGCTGGGCATCGCCGACGCCCCGGACTCGCTGCCCGCCATGGGCCGGCTGTCCACCGCGCCGTGGACGGTCTGCTCCGTCGCCGCCGAGGCCGACCGGACGGTGCCCCGCTCGGCGCTGCTGATCGGCGTGCCGGTCGGCGAGGGCCGGGAGTTGGGCGAGGACGCACTGCTGCTGCGCGATCCCGACGGGGGGCTGCACCTCGTCTGGCACCAGCGCCGCCACCTGGTGCGCGACCCGAACCGGGTGCTGGCCGCCCTGGCCGCGACCCGGGCCCGAGCGGTCCCGGTGGCCCCGGCCCTGCTCAACAGCCTGCCCGCCGGCGCCGACCTCGCCCCGCTGACCCTGCCCGACGAGGGGGAGCGCTCCGCGCGGGTGTCCGGGGCGCGGATCGGCGACGTCTACCTGGTGCGCAACTCCGGCGGCGGCCGGCAGTACGCCGTCGCGCTGCGCGACGGCCTCGCCGGCATCACCGAGTTGCAGGCCGGCCTGCTGCTCGCCCGCACGGGCCAGGGCGAGCCGGAGCCGATCACGCTCGGGCGGTTCGCGGCGCTGCCCAAGCTGCCCGACCTCGCCCCGACGGGACCGACCGCCCCGCCGACCGCACCGCCCCGGCTCGCCGCCGCTGACGGGGCGGCGCTCTGCGCCCGGGTGGGCGACGACGGCGGAGTCACCGGGGTCCGGCTCGGCGTACGGCTGCCGGACCTCGCCGCCGCGCCGCGCACCGCACCGGCGGCGGGTGGCGGGGTGCGCGCCGACCACGTCGTGGTGGAGCCGGGCCGGGGCGCGGTGGTCGAGGCGGTCGCGGCGCCCGGCGCGACCGGCGGCGCGATCTCCGTGGTCACCGACCTGGGCCGGCGCTACGTCCTCGCCGGTGGCGACGTGCTCGGCGCGCTCGGCTACCGCGACGTGCGTCCGGTGCGGCTGCCGGCCGGCCTGGTGGCGATGGTGCCCGCCGGCGCCACGCTCGACCCGGCCGCCGCGCGGGTCGTCGCCGCCCCGGCCTGA
- a CDS encoding GNAT family N-acetyltransferase gives MDAPPGAVPDDAPAAAPPAVGMRLRDVEPGDLDAYVRMRCDPVVMAELGGPQPRERVSAQLRRDLETVRKGSAWIKMIVPDGGTEVAGTVTVYAHGGVSEIGWMVVPEFQGRGLAGRAVRAVLDLARAEGRWGLIHAFPATTNAASNAICRSGGFALVGEEQTEFAGRLFRTNHWVLDPSARVDG, from the coding sequence GTGGATGCCCCTCCCGGCGCGGTCCCCGACGACGCGCCCGCGGCTGCCCCGCCCGCGGTCGGGATGCGGCTGCGCGACGTGGAGCCGGGCGACCTCGACGCGTACGTGCGGATGCGCTGCGATCCCGTCGTGATGGCGGAGCTGGGCGGTCCGCAGCCGCGCGAGCGGGTGTCCGCCCAGCTCCGGCGCGACCTCGAGACCGTGCGAAAGGGCAGCGCCTGGATCAAGATGATCGTCCCGGACGGTGGCACCGAGGTGGCCGGGACGGTGACGGTGTACGCCCACGGCGGCGTCTCCGAGATCGGCTGGATGGTCGTGCCGGAGTTCCAGGGCAGGGGCCTGGCGGGCAGAGCCGTCCGCGCCGTGCTCGACCTGGCCCGGGCGGAGGGCCGCTGGGGCCTCATCCACGCCTTTCCCGCCACGACGAACGCCGCGTCGAACGCGATCTGCCGCTCGGGCGGCTTCGCCCTCGTGGGCGAGGAGCAGACGGAGTTCGCCGGCCGCCTCTTCCGCACCAACCACTGGGTGCTCGATCCGTCGGCCCGCGTCGACGGCTAG
- a CDS encoding carbohydrate ABC transporter permease: MTTAPPGTGRSPARERPAPARRRPLTLRRRESRAGLALVAPTLLVVVAVIGIPIVWTVVLAFQRVRLATLRRTGLFGEFTMDNVERVLNTPGFADTLWTTLVYAVASTVGSIVLGLVAALVVRRPFRGRTLVRASMLLPYVAPVVAVTFVWQVMLDPQLGIVNDWGRRFLGWDTPVPFLSQESTALATVVAFEAWRYFPFAFLFLLARLQAVPGELEEAARVDGATPTQRFRHILLPQLLPVIGLLGVLRFIMTFNKFDDVYLLTGGAAGTEVVSVRVYEFLTARTDIGAAAAQAVVLAVVLIVFVVVYLRFFGGRRDG, from the coding sequence TTGACCACCGCCCCACCGGGCACCGGCCGCTCCCCCGCCCGGGAGCGGCCGGCCCCGGCCCGCCGCCGACCGCTGACCCTGCGCCGCCGCGAGTCCCGCGCCGGGCTCGCGCTGGTCGCCCCGACGCTGCTCGTCGTGGTCGCCGTCATCGGCATACCCATCGTCTGGACCGTCGTGCTGGCCTTCCAACGGGTACGCCTGGCCACGCTGCGCCGCACCGGACTGTTCGGCGAGTTCACGATGGACAACGTCGAGCGGGTGCTGAACACCCCCGGCTTCGCCGACACGCTGTGGACCACGCTCGTCTACGCCGTGGCCAGCACCGTCGGCTCCATCGTGCTCGGCCTGGTGGCGGCGCTGGTCGTCCGCCGGCCGTTCCGGGGCCGCACCCTGGTGCGCGCGTCGATGCTGCTGCCGTACGTGGCGCCGGTGGTCGCGGTCACCTTCGTCTGGCAGGTGATGCTCGACCCGCAGCTCGGCATCGTCAACGACTGGGGCCGGCGGTTCCTCGGCTGGGACACCCCGGTGCCGTTCCTGTCGCAGGAGTCGACCGCCCTGGCCACGGTCGTCGCCTTCGAGGCGTGGCGCTACTTCCCCTTCGCTTTCCTGTTCCTGCTCGCCCGGCTCCAGGCGGTGCCCGGCGAGCTGGAGGAGGCCGCCCGGGTCGACGGCGCCACCCCCACCCAGCGGTTCCGGCACATCCTGCTGCCGCAGCTGCTACCGGTGATCGGCCTGCTGGGCGTGCTGCGGTTCATCATGACGTTCAACAAGTTCGACGACGTCTACCTGCTCACCGGCGGGGCCGCCGGCACCGAGGTGGTCAGCGTCCGGGTCTACGAGTTCCTGACCGCGCGTACGGACATCGGCGCGGCGGCGGCGCAGGCGGTCGTGCTCGCCGTGGTGCTCATCGTGTTCGTGGTGGTGTACCTGCGCTTCTTCGGCGGACGGAGGGACGGCTGA
- a CDS encoding carbohydrate ABC transporter permease, whose amino-acid sequence MDRDRIETVGLRWLRRLVIAAFLLVTVFPFYYMLVLSVRPIERLLLDPGSLVVGLGELTFDTYAEVVKAVDDGGQGFLTFMRNSGLVAVAATLLTLAVAIPGAYAVARLRFFGRRQVDFLFLAVYLFPSIVIAIPLFVVFTRAGLRGSLFGLVLVYISQTLPVSVYMLRNYFETIPVSLEESAAIDGAGRLGIIRRVSLPLAAPSIMAVALYDFMIAWNEFLFALLFLVDKPNRWTVSLGLAQLSDGVEVPKTVLMAGSVILTLPIVILFFASERLLTEGLTSGAEKG is encoded by the coding sequence ATGGACCGGGACCGGATCGAGACGGTGGGCCTGCGCTGGCTGCGCCGGCTGGTGATCGCCGCGTTCCTGCTGGTCACCGTCTTCCCCTTCTACTACATGCTGGTGCTCTCGGTGCGCCCCATCGAGCGGCTGCTGCTCGACCCCGGCTCGCTGGTGGTGGGCCTCGGCGAGCTGACGTTCGACACGTACGCCGAGGTGGTGAAGGCCGTCGACGACGGCGGCCAGGGTTTCCTCACCTTCATGCGCAACAGCGGGCTGGTCGCCGTCGCCGCGACGCTGCTGACGCTGGCCGTGGCGATCCCCGGTGCGTACGCGGTCGCCCGGCTGCGGTTCTTCGGCCGGCGGCAGGTCGACTTCCTGTTCCTGGCGGTCTACCTCTTCCCGTCGATCGTCATCGCCATCCCGCTCTTCGTGGTCTTCACGCGGGCCGGGCTGCGCGGCTCCCTGTTCGGCCTGGTACTCGTCTACATCTCGCAGACGCTGCCGGTGTCGGTCTACATGCTGCGCAACTACTTCGAGACCATCCCGGTCAGCCTGGAGGAGTCGGCGGCCATCGACGGCGCCGGGCGGCTCGGCATCATCCGCCGGGTCAGTCTCCCCCTGGCGGCGCCGTCCATCATGGCCGTCGCCCTGTACGACTTCATGATCGCCTGGAACGAGTTCCTCTTCGCCCTGCTGTTCCTGGTCGACAAGCCGAACCGATGGACGGTGTCGCTGGGGCTGGCGCAGCTCTCCGACGGCGTCGAGGTGCCGAAGACGGTGCTGATGGCCGGCTCGGTGATCCTCACCCTGCCCATCGTGATCCTCTTCTTCGCCAGCGAGCGCCTGCTCACCGAGGGGCTCACCAGCGGGGCGGAGAAGGGCTGA